A genomic region of uncultured Paludibaculum sp. contains the following coding sequences:
- a CDS encoding CusA/CzcA family heavy metal efflux RND transporter — MLDSLVQHALKQRVVVTVAAVALCAFGLDATRRLSVDAFPDVTNVQVQIATEARGRSPEEVERFVTVPVEIAMTGLPGLEEMRSLNKPGLSIVTLVFTDETNVYFARQLVMERLVEAREKFPQGVSPILGPVSSALGEVYQYTLENPNDGDKVLTKQELVDRRIVQDWVARPLLRSIAGVAEINSTGGYVRQYQVLVDPAKLRYYDVSIQDVVQALARNNANSGGGILPQSDEQYLIRGVGLIQSLDDIRSIVLKEVGSTPVYLREVSEVRLGEEVRYGAMIKGGYTEAVGGIVMMIAGGNAKEIVSRVKARVAEINDQNMLPDGLKIVPYYDRSQLVDAAIHTVVKVLIEGIVLVVVILFLFLGDLRSSLVVIATLILTPLLTFLVMNKIHLSANLMSLGGLAIAIGLMVDASVVVVENIFAKLSHNKHAERTTIVVEAVREVSTPVIFGICVIILVFLPLMTLEGMEGKMFAPLAYTIAIALAISLVISLTLSPVLSFLLLKSSNEHDTLLVRGLKRMYSAVLQHCLQRAFRTIAITMAMFVGALLLFPYLGTSFIPEMKEGSISPNIDRVPNISLDESIAMEKEALRMVREVPGVEKVVSRLGRGESPADAAGPNEADVITTLKPREQWPKGWTQDTIAEQISKKIQTLPGINFVMAQPISDRVDEMVTGVRADVAVKVFGDDLDKLIAKANEISKVAATVRGLRDSRVDRVGGQQYLNITIDRQAIARFGLNASDIHDMIETAIGGKAATEIYEGERRFQAVVRYPENLRHNVEEIRRILIHTPDNGKVLLENLAKIEVVEGPAQINRDTAKRRIVVGLNVQGRDLGGFVEELKQKVAKEVELPPGYFIVWGGQFQNMERALQHLKLIVPITIGAIFFLLFLLFGSLRFAALIITVLPFASIGGVVGLFLTGEYLSVPASVGFIALWGIAVLNGVVLVSYIRKLRETGLEQKEAIAQGALLRFRPVMMTATVAALGLVPFLFATGPGSEVQRPLAIVLIGGLFTSTPLTLVVVPVLYRFFEARDPQPPDAGPVAEPEPVPEHA, encoded by the coding sequence ATGCTCGACTCTCTCGTTCAGCACGCCCTGAAGCAGCGCGTGGTGGTGACGGTGGCCGCGGTGGCGCTGTGTGCCTTCGGCCTGGATGCCACGCGGCGGTTGTCGGTGGACGCATTCCCCGACGTCACGAACGTGCAGGTGCAGATCGCAACGGAGGCGCGTGGACGGTCGCCGGAAGAGGTGGAGCGATTTGTCACGGTGCCGGTGGAGATCGCCATGACCGGGTTGCCGGGGCTTGAGGAGATGCGGTCTCTGAACAAGCCGGGGCTATCGATTGTGACGCTGGTGTTCACGGACGAGACGAACGTCTACTTCGCGCGGCAACTGGTGATGGAGCGGCTGGTGGAGGCGCGGGAGAAGTTTCCGCAGGGTGTTTCGCCAATTCTGGGTCCGGTGTCGTCCGCTTTGGGCGAGGTCTACCAGTACACGCTGGAGAATCCGAACGACGGCGACAAGGTGCTGACCAAGCAGGAACTGGTGGACCGGCGGATTGTGCAGGACTGGGTGGCGCGGCCGCTGCTGCGCTCCATCGCGGGCGTGGCGGAGATCAACTCGACGGGCGGCTATGTGCGGCAGTACCAGGTGCTGGTGGATCCGGCGAAGCTGCGCTACTACGATGTGTCCATCCAGGATGTGGTGCAGGCGCTGGCGCGCAACAACGCGAACTCGGGCGGCGGCATTCTGCCGCAGAGCGACGAGCAGTATCTGATCCGCGGAGTGGGGCTGATTCAGTCGCTGGACGACATTCGGTCGATTGTGTTGAAAGAGGTGGGGTCGACTCCGGTGTATCTGCGCGAAGTGTCAGAAGTGCGGTTGGGGGAAGAAGTCCGCTACGGCGCCATGATCAAGGGCGGCTACACGGAGGCGGTGGGCGGCATCGTGATGATGATCGCGGGCGGCAACGCGAAAGAGATTGTGAGCCGTGTGAAGGCTCGCGTGGCCGAGATCAACGACCAGAATATGCTGCCGGATGGGCTGAAGATTGTGCCTTACTACGACCGGTCGCAGTTGGTGGATGCCGCCATTCACACCGTGGTGAAAGTGCTGATCGAAGGCATCGTGCTGGTGGTTGTAATTCTGTTCCTGTTTCTGGGCGACCTGCGGTCGAGCCTAGTGGTGATCGCCACGCTGATTCTGACTCCGCTGCTGACGTTCCTGGTGATGAACAAGATCCACCTTTCAGCGAACCTGATGTCGCTGGGCGGGCTGGCCATCGCGATTGGATTGATGGTGGACGCGTCGGTGGTGGTGGTGGAGAACATCTTCGCAAAGCTGAGCCATAACAAGCATGCGGAGCGAACGACGATTGTCGTGGAGGCGGTGCGTGAGGTGAGCACGCCGGTGATCTTCGGCATCTGCGTGATCATTCTTGTGTTTCTGCCGCTGATGACCCTGGAAGGCATGGAAGGCAAGATGTTCGCGCCGCTGGCGTACACAATTGCCATTGCATTGGCCATCTCGCTGGTGATCTCGCTGACGTTGTCGCCGGTGCTGTCGTTCCTGCTGCTGAAGAGCAGCAATGAGCACGATACGCTGCTGGTGCGCGGACTGAAGCGGATGTATAGCGCGGTGCTGCAGCACTGCCTGCAACGCGCGTTCCGGACCATTGCGATCACGATGGCAATGTTCGTGGGCGCGTTGTTGCTGTTCCCGTACCTGGGCACGTCGTTCATCCCGGAGATGAAAGAGGGGTCGATCTCGCCGAATATCGACCGCGTGCCGAACATCTCGCTGGATGAGTCTATTGCGATGGAGAAGGAGGCCCTGCGGATGGTGCGGGAGGTTCCAGGCGTCGAGAAGGTGGTGTCGCGGCTGGGGCGCGGCGAGTCTCCGGCCGATGCCGCGGGTCCGAATGAAGCGGATGTGATCACGACGCTGAAGCCACGGGAGCAGTGGCCGAAGGGGTGGACCCAGGACACCATCGCGGAGCAGATCTCGAAGAAGATTCAGACGCTGCCCGGGATCAACTTCGTGATGGCGCAGCCGATTTCGGACCGCGTGGACGAGATGGTGACCGGCGTGCGCGCGGATGTGGCGGTGAAGGTATTTGGCGACGATCTGGACAAGCTGATTGCGAAGGCGAATGAGATCTCGAAGGTGGCTGCCACGGTGCGCGGCTTGCGCGACAGCCGTGTCGACCGGGTGGGCGGGCAGCAGTACCTGAACATCACGATCGACCGGCAGGCGATTGCGCGGTTTGGGTTGAATGCGTCGGATATCCACGACATGATCGAGACGGCCATTGGCGGCAAGGCGGCCACTGAGATCTATGAGGGGGAGCGGCGGTTCCAGGCGGTGGTCCGGTATCCCGAGAATCTGCGGCACAACGTGGAGGAGATCCGGCGAATTCTGATTCACACTCCGGACAATGGGAAGGTGCTGTTGGAGAACTTGGCCAAGATCGAGGTGGTGGAGGGGCCGGCGCAGATCAACCGGGATACGGCCAAACGGCGCATCGTGGTCGGTTTGAATGTGCAGGGCCGGGACCTGGGCGGGTTTGTGGAGGAGTTGAAGCAGAAGGTCGCCAAGGAGGTGGAACTGCCGCCCGGGTACTTCATCGTGTGGGGTGGCCAGTTCCAGAACATGGAGCGGGCTCTGCAGCACTTGAAGCTGATTGTGCCCATCACGATCGGCGCCATCTTTTTCCTGCTGTTCCTGTTGTTCGGTTCGCTGCGCTTCGCGGCGTTGATCATCACGGTGCTGCCATTTGCCTCGATTGGCGGAGTGGTGGGTTTGTTTTTGACGGGCGAGTATCTGTCGGTGCCGGCGTCGGTGGGTTTCATCGCGCTATGGGGCATCGCCGTTCTGAACGGAGTGGTGCTGGTGTCGTATATCCGCAAGCTGCGGGAGACGGGGCTGGAGCAGAAGGAGGCGATTGCGCAGGGAGCGCTGCTGCGCTTCCGGCCCGTGATGATGACTGCCACGGTGGCGGCACTGGGGCTGGTGCCGTTCCTGTTCGCGACCGGTCCTGGGTCGGAGGTGCAGAGGCCCTTGGCGATTGTGCTGATCGGAGGGTTGTTCACTTCGACGCCTCTGACGTTGGTGGTGGTGCCGGTGCTGTACCGGTTCTTCGAAGCACGGGATCCGCAACCGCCGGATGCGGGGCCGGTGGCTGAGCCGGAACCGGTGCCGGAGCACGCGTAG
- a CDS encoding efflux RND transporter periplasmic adaptor subunit has translation MKFIHRILLPACGLAALVLSGCKGPASVAEAQSKEGKPRDAMSIRVTSDMQRHIRVGRPSMSPVAAMLDVAGRVEADENRIARVNSPVSGRIVDLEVVEGQTVKRGQVVAVIRSTELTNAQTDFLKAISQRRLADKAVDRAKRLLEAGVIGEAELQRREAELVQATAEVSSSRDQLAVLGMTEEALDKLQTSRTINSLFQVLATIDGTVLERKATIGQVVQDAEVVCVLSDLSTVWLVADLPEQSAGEIEVGKSVDAEIPALPGQIFHGKLSFVSATVNPETRTVRIRMDVPNPRGKLKPAMLATMLLKDDSQKQLLVPSSAVVREGNQDHVYVQTGEGVFAMRPVQLAGEFDESRVVVNGLNGDETIVLDGAFHLNNERKRLALQGA, from the coding sequence ATGAAATTCATCCATCGAATCCTATTGCCAGCGTGCGGTCTGGCCGCGCTTGTTCTGAGCGGGTGTAAGGGTCCGGCCTCGGTTGCGGAGGCGCAGTCGAAGGAAGGGAAGCCGCGCGACGCGATGTCGATCCGGGTGACCAGTGATATGCAGCGACATATCCGGGTTGGCAGGCCGAGCATGTCGCCGGTGGCGGCGATGCTGGATGTGGCCGGGCGCGTGGAAGCGGACGAGAACCGCATTGCGCGAGTGAACTCGCCGGTATCGGGGCGGATCGTCGATCTGGAAGTGGTGGAGGGGCAGACGGTGAAGCGGGGCCAGGTGGTGGCGGTAATCCGCAGTACCGAGTTGACGAACGCGCAGACCGATTTCCTGAAGGCGATCTCACAGCGGCGGCTGGCGGACAAGGCGGTGGATCGGGCCAAACGGCTACTGGAGGCCGGGGTGATTGGCGAGGCCGAACTGCAGCGGCGCGAGGCGGAACTGGTCCAGGCGACGGCCGAGGTATCGTCGTCCCGCGACCAGTTGGCCGTGTTGGGAATGACCGAAGAGGCGCTGGACAAGCTGCAGACGAGCCGGACGATTAACTCGTTGTTCCAGGTTCTGGCCACGATCGATGGAACCGTGCTGGAGAGGAAGGCGACGATCGGGCAGGTGGTGCAGGACGCCGAGGTGGTTTGTGTGCTGTCGGATCTGTCGACGGTGTGGCTGGTGGCGGATTTGCCGGAGCAGTCGGCCGGCGAGATTGAAGTGGGCAAGAGCGTGGATGCGGAGATCCCGGCCCTTCCTGGGCAGATATTCCATGGAAAGCTCTCGTTCGTGAGCGCGACGGTGAATCCGGAGACGAGAACGGTCCGCATCCGGATGGATGTTCCGAACCCGCGGGGGAAGCTGAAACCGGCGATGCTGGCGACGATGCTGCTGAAGGACGACTCGCAGAAGCAGTTGCTGGTGCCGTCGTCGGCAGTGGTCAGGGAAGGCAATCAGGACCACGTCTACGTTCAGACGGGAGAAGGTGTCTTCGCGATGCGGCCGGTGCAACTGGCGGGCGAATTTGACGAGTCGCGAGTGGTTGTCAACGGGCTGAACGGCGACGAAACGATCGTCCTGGACGGGGCGTTCCATTTGAACAACGAGCGCAAGCGGCTTGCGCTGCAGGGAGCATAG
- a CDS encoding TolC family protein, producing the protein MGVPVDAQGQTERVLTLDDALAMAEEHNPQLKAAAAMARGAQASIRTASAYPNPEFTTFAGRQYRRLPGAEPGLLQHYSVEQQVELPSVRKSRIQAAELGRQSSRFGLDEARLGVRAGVKRAFYLVLRRKAELALAKENLRLVEDLRRRIEIQVEVGEAAKLELVRSDAEAATAKVLANSAQLRLLNATAGLRTAIGAPMAAEIAPRGDLEKPIALPPWQTLLGVVLQEHPMLALARSEIERAKARLAHETALRKPQPALRAEYENQPDLGFFRFGVTLPLPVWNRREGPIAEAEAAVEQLRAAADMRQLELTSALEQAYGQYQVASQQVASFELGVLKEATAAVNAAEAAFKFGERGIIEVLDAQRVLRTVRQDFLTAQYDVQDALINLEQLRAITPEKH; encoded by the coding sequence ATGGGTGTTCCCGTGGATGCTCAGGGGCAGACAGAGCGCGTTCTCACCCTCGACGATGCCTTGGCGATGGCTGAGGAGCACAACCCGCAACTGAAGGCCGCGGCGGCCATGGCACGCGGAGCGCAGGCGTCGATCAGGACGGCGTCGGCGTACCCGAACCCGGAGTTCACGACGTTTGCGGGCCGGCAGTACCGGCGTTTGCCTGGCGCGGAGCCGGGTTTGTTGCAGCACTACAGCGTGGAGCAGCAGGTGGAGTTGCCGTCGGTGCGGAAGTCCCGGATCCAGGCGGCGGAGTTGGGGCGGCAAAGCAGCCGGTTTGGGCTGGACGAAGCGCGGCTGGGTGTGCGTGCCGGCGTGAAGAGGGCGTTCTATCTGGTGCTGCGCCGGAAGGCGGAGTTGGCCCTGGCGAAGGAGAACCTGCGACTGGTGGAAGATCTGCGGCGGCGGATTGAGATCCAGGTGGAGGTGGGCGAGGCGGCGAAATTGGAACTGGTGCGGTCGGATGCGGAGGCTGCGACGGCGAAGGTGCTGGCGAACAGCGCGCAACTGCGGCTATTGAATGCGACGGCCGGGTTGCGAACGGCGATTGGTGCTCCGATGGCGGCGGAGATCGCCCCGCGGGGCGATCTGGAGAAGCCGATTGCGCTGCCCCCGTGGCAGACGCTGCTGGGGGTGGTATTGCAGGAGCATCCGATGCTGGCGCTGGCACGGTCAGAGATCGAGCGGGCGAAGGCGCGGCTGGCGCATGAGACAGCGCTGCGCAAGCCGCAGCCGGCGCTACGGGCGGAGTATGAGAACCAGCCGGACCTGGGATTCTTTCGTTTTGGCGTGACCCTGCCACTGCCGGTGTGGAACAGGCGGGAGGGCCCGATTGCGGAAGCCGAGGCGGCGGTGGAGCAACTGCGGGCGGCGGCGGACATGCGTCAACTGGAACTGACTTCGGCGCTGGAGCAGGCGTACGGCCAATATCAGGTGGCGAGCCAGCAGGTGGCTTCGTTTGAACTGGGCGTCCTGAAGGAAGCGACGGCGGCGGTGAACGCGGCCGAGGCGGCCTTCAAGTTTGGGGAGCGGGGCATCATCGAGGTCCTGGATGCGCAACGCGTGTTGCGCACGGTGCGGCAGGACTTTCTCACGGCGCAGTACGACGTGCAGGATGCGCTGATCAATCTGGAACAACTGCGAGCAATCACACCGGAGAAGCACTGA
- the rpsT gene encoding 30S ribosomal protein S20, with the protein MANHFSSLKRVRITERRTEVNRMRKSRLRHVIRAMRRAVEKKDVAAATALLPQTFSLVDRAAKWGIIKDNTAARYKSRLHNRLKSLTSAPAAA; encoded by the coding sequence ATGGCGAACCATTTTTCATCGCTGAAGCGTGTGCGCATCACAGAGCGTCGCACGGAAGTTAACCGGATGCGGAAGAGCCGCCTGCGCCATGTCATTCGCGCCATGCGCCGGGCTGTTGAAAAGAAAGACGTGGCTGCGGCCACGGCCCTGCTGCCGCAAACCTTCTCTCTTGTCGATCGCGCCGCCAAGTGGGGCATTATCAAGGACAATACCGCCGCGCGGTACAAGTCCCGCCTCCACAATCGCCTGAAGTCGCTGACAAGCGCTCCGGCCGCGGCGTAG
- a CDS encoding MFS transporter has protein sequence MNPRPSKIRWFILALLFLITTNNYLDRIVLGILSPVILEDLHFTKMEYGYVNAAFQGAYAIGFLLMGWVIDRAGTRKGYAGAITLWSLAAGLHALSRSFFDLGIWRAMLGLGESGNFPAAIKATSEWFPKKDRAFATGIFNAGTNVATMIGPPLFVWMNGHFGWRSCFFITATSGAICLILWLTLYRLPREHKMVNEGELALIEADVEERNGARMSWGQALSYRQTYGFALAKFLSDPVWWFYLTWLTLYFKEARGLSLEEIGWALPVVYLMADLGSVGGGWVSGFLMRRGWPNGKARKVTMGMFALCMPIAATAVAVPETWMAVALISLATAAHQGWSCNLYTTVSDVFPKSAVASVTGIGGFLGGIGGVLFTALLPGYVVTHFGYFPMFVMMGGFHLIAWTFMHIFMGDITKLTEEQLQTAR, from the coding sequence GTGAATCCCAGACCCTCGAAGATCCGCTGGTTCATCCTGGCCCTCCTATTCCTGATTACCACCAATAACTATCTGGACCGAATCGTCCTGGGCATCCTCAGCCCAGTGATCCTGGAAGACCTGCACTTCACCAAAATGGAGTACGGCTACGTAAATGCGGCGTTCCAGGGCGCCTACGCCATCGGCTTCCTCTTGATGGGCTGGGTCATCGACCGCGCGGGGACACGGAAAGGCTATGCAGGCGCCATCACACTCTGGAGCCTGGCGGCCGGTCTGCATGCGCTGTCCCGCAGCTTTTTCGATCTCGGAATCTGGCGCGCCATGCTCGGCCTGGGCGAGAGCGGCAACTTCCCCGCCGCCATCAAGGCCACCTCCGAATGGTTCCCGAAGAAGGACCGTGCTTTTGCCACCGGCATCTTCAACGCCGGCACCAACGTGGCCACCATGATCGGCCCCCCTCTCTTTGTCTGGATGAATGGCCATTTCGGTTGGCGTTCCTGCTTCTTTATCACGGCCACCTCCGGTGCAATCTGCCTGATCCTCTGGCTGACCCTATACCGCCTGCCTCGCGAGCACAAAATGGTGAACGAGGGTGAACTCGCCCTCATCGAAGCCGACGTCGAGGAACGCAATGGAGCCCGCATGAGTTGGGGTCAGGCGCTGAGTTACCGCCAGACATACGGCTTCGCCTTGGCCAAGTTCCTCAGTGATCCCGTCTGGTGGTTCTACCTCACCTGGCTCACTCTCTACTTCAAAGAGGCGCGGGGCCTCAGCCTGGAGGAGATCGGCTGGGCACTACCCGTCGTCTATCTCATGGCCGACCTCGGCAGCGTCGGCGGTGGGTGGGTGAGCGGATTCCTTATGCGCCGTGGCTGGCCGAATGGAAAAGCCCGCAAGGTGACCATGGGCATGTTCGCTCTCTGTATGCCGATTGCCGCCACAGCCGTGGCCGTGCCTGAAACCTGGATGGCGGTTGCATTGATCTCGCTGGCGACCGCGGCCCATCAGGGCTGGTCCTGCAACCTCTACACCACGGTCAGTGATGTCTTCCCCAAGAGCGCCGTCGCCTCCGTAACCGGCATTGGCGGATTCCTCGGCGGCATCGGCGGCGTCCTTTTCACCGCGTTGTTGCCAGGCTATGTGGTAACCCACTTCGGCTATTTCCCCATGTTCGTCATGATGGGCGGATTCCACCTGATCGCCTGGACGTTCATGCACATCTTCATGGGCGATATCACCAAATTGACTGAGGAGCAGTTGCAGACCGCGCGATAG
- a CDS encoding zinc ribbon domain-containing protein gives MPMYEYRCTECGHLYEQLRRMSDSDKDLVCPRCASRHVERQVSACAVGTGSSSGKGGGCVPNGRFT, from the coding sequence ATGCCGATGTACGAATATCGCTGCACTGAATGCGGCCATCTGTACGAGCAGCTTCGCCGCATGTCCGATTCGGACAAAGACCTGGTCTGCCCCCGCTGCGCTTCGCGGCACGTGGAACGGCAGGTCTCCGCCTGTGCTGTCGGCACCGGCTCCTCCAGCGGCAAGGGTGGCGGTTGCGTCCCCAACGGACGCTTTACCTGA
- a CDS encoding MFS transporter: MRFFDGVFSTPRWLALWAAQLGFLLDAMDVLLYVFALTTLKAEFGWTNAQAGLVSSVTLVASSAGGIVAGIISDKIGRRRTLIYTILLYSLASAGTATSRGIVDLVFWRALVGLGLGGEWSAGATLVAESWPAEHRAKAVSFMQSGWALGYMAAAGLAAWILPAYGWRALFLVGVLPALVTVFIRRKVVEPEIWLKSTEKVSFLGIFRAPYGRRTFFATVLATSVLFAYWGLFTWLPGFLSSSTAQGGAGMSILKTSGFVFAVQMGAFYGYLCFGVLADRFGRRPAFAFYVAVAALLTPLYGFAPRVSPMLLLVLGPCIGFFGTGFFSLFGTMLAELYPTSIRGAGQGFVYNFGRGLSALAPYAVGSLADHHGLGAALGLNAAFFLAASLLVFLLPETKQTQLETV, from the coding sequence GTGCGGTTCTTTGATGGAGTCTTTTCTACCCCCCGCTGGCTGGCTTTGTGGGCGGCACAACTGGGTTTCCTGCTCGATGCGATGGACGTCCTGCTCTACGTCTTTGCGCTGACGACGCTGAAAGCCGAGTTTGGCTGGACCAACGCCCAGGCCGGTCTCGTGTCGTCGGTTACGCTGGTCGCGTCGTCGGCCGGCGGCATCGTTGCGGGCATCATCTCGGACAAGATCGGGCGGCGGCGGACTCTGATCTACACGATCCTTCTGTACTCGCTGGCTTCGGCCGGCACGGCGACTTCGCGCGGGATCGTGGATCTGGTTTTCTGGCGGGCCCTGGTTGGTTTGGGCCTGGGCGGAGAGTGGTCGGCCGGGGCGACCCTGGTCGCGGAGTCGTGGCCGGCGGAGCACAGAGCGAAAGCAGTGAGCTTCATGCAGTCCGGTTGGGCACTGGGCTACATGGCGGCGGCGGGGCTGGCGGCGTGGATCCTGCCGGCCTACGGATGGCGGGCGTTGTTCCTGGTGGGCGTCCTGCCGGCGCTGGTGACCGTATTCATCCGCCGGAAGGTGGTTGAGCCGGAGATCTGGCTGAAGTCGACGGAAAAGGTGAGCTTCCTTGGGATTTTCCGGGCGCCTTACGGACGGCGGACGTTCTTTGCCACGGTGCTGGCGACGAGCGTCCTGTTTGCCTACTGGGGCCTGTTTACGTGGCTGCCCGGGTTCCTTTCGTCGTCTACAGCCCAGGGCGGGGCGGGCATGAGCATTCTGAAGACGAGCGGGTTTGTTTTCGCGGTGCAGATGGGGGCGTTTTACGGGTATCTGTGCTTCGGGGTGCTGGCGGACCGGTTTGGGCGGCGGCCGGCGTTTGCGTTTTATGTCGCGGTGGCCGCACTGCTGACTCCGCTGTATGGGTTTGCGCCGCGGGTGTCGCCGATGCTGCTGCTTGTCCTGGGGCCTTGCATCGGGTTCTTTGGGACGGGGTTCTTCTCTCTGTTCGGGACGATGCTGGCGGAACTATATCCAACGTCGATTCGCGGTGCGGGGCAGGGGTTCGTCTACAACTTCGGCCGTGGGTTGAGCGCGCTGGCGCCGTATGCCGTGGGCTCGTTGGCCGATCACCACGGTCTGGGCGCGGCGCTGGGGTTGAACGCAGCGTTCTTCCTGGCGGCGTCGCTGCTGGTGTTCCTGCTGCCAGAGACGAAGCAGACTCAACTGGAAACTGTATAG
- a CDS encoding sulfatase, whose protein sequence is MNRRAFLQASAAPLASAPFPAADWRQPPEAEGAARPNVIWLFGDQHRAQALSCNGDANARTPHIDNMAVNGVMFTNAVAGFPLCCPFRGSLLSGRYPHHCVRGHEHALPDGQKTVAHAFNDAGYRTAYFGKWHLAGWHEAKGRAAFYVTDPARRGGFETWAGYENNNSQYDSWIHGGSGKDAFHYRLPGYESDELANIFIKYLKERGEEQKRSNAKPFFAALSVQPPHDPYIAPPEFMEHYNPARLDLRANVPASRIVQETARRELAGYYAMIENWDHNIGRIRQALTDSGLAHNTHILFFSDHGDMHGSQGMYRKTNPFEESIRIPFIISGEIPRYQGRKVGRLPAVLNHVDIAPTTLGLCGIRKPAWMEGADLSHHRLAKEAAQPEPDSAFLQSVVPTGHADSINRPYRGVVTKDGWKYVAFEGAPWLLFNLNEDPLEQANLAFNNRYRVERRKLADRVRQWIADTGDSFTIPAEA, encoded by the coding sequence ATGAATCGCCGAGCCTTCCTCCAAGCGAGTGCCGCGCCGCTGGCCTCCGCCCCCTTCCCCGCGGCCGATTGGCGGCAACCGCCGGAAGCCGAAGGCGCCGCCCGTCCCAACGTCATCTGGTTGTTCGGCGATCAGCACCGCGCGCAGGCGTTGTCGTGCAACGGCGATGCCAATGCGCGCACGCCGCACATCGACAACATGGCCGTCAACGGCGTGATGTTCACCAACGCGGTCGCCGGCTTCCCCCTCTGCTGTCCATTCCGCGGCTCGCTCTTGAGCGGCCGGTATCCGCACCACTGTGTGCGAGGCCACGAACACGCCCTGCCCGATGGTCAGAAGACGGTGGCCCACGCCTTCAACGACGCGGGTTACCGCACGGCCTACTTCGGCAAGTGGCATCTGGCCGGCTGGCACGAAGCCAAGGGCCGGGCAGCCTTCTATGTCACCGATCCCGCGCGGCGCGGCGGCTTTGAAACCTGGGCCGGTTATGAGAATAACAACAGTCAATACGACTCCTGGATCCATGGCGGATCCGGCAAGGACGCCTTCCACTACCGTCTGCCGGGCTATGAAAGCGACGAACTCGCCAACATATTCATCAAATACCTGAAAGAACGCGGCGAGGAGCAGAAGCGTTCGAACGCCAAACCATTTTTCGCGGCCCTGTCCGTCCAGCCTCCGCACGATCCCTATATCGCGCCGCCCGAATTCATGGAGCACTACAACCCGGCCCGCCTCGACCTGAGGGCCAACGTCCCCGCCAGCCGCATCGTCCAGGAGACCGCCCGGCGCGAGTTGGCCGGCTACTACGCCATGATCGAGAACTGGGACCACAACATCGGGCGCATCCGCCAGGCCCTTACTGACTCAGGCTTGGCCCACAACACTCACATCCTCTTCTTCAGCGATCACGGCGACATGCACGGATCCCAAGGCATGTACCGCAAGACCAATCCCTTCGAGGAATCCATCCGCATCCCATTCATCATCAGTGGGGAAATCCCCCGCTATCAGGGCCGCAAAGTCGGGCGCCTGCCGGCCGTTCTCAATCACGTGGACATCGCGCCCACCACTCTGGGATTGTGCGGAATCCGCAAGCCCGCCTGGATGGAGGGCGCCGACCTCTCGCACCACCGTCTCGCCAAGGAGGCCGCGCAGCCGGAACCGGATTCGGCCTTCCTCCAAAGCGTAGTGCCCACGGGCCACGCGGACAGTATCAATCGGCCCTACCGTGGCGTGGTGACGAAGGATGGCTGGAAGTATGTGGCCTTTGAAGGCGCACCCTGGCTGCTCTTCAATCTCAACGAGGATCCGCTCGAGCAGGCCAATCTCGCATTCAACAACCGTTATCGCGTCGAGCGCAGGAAGCTCGCCGACCGCGTACGCCAGTGGATCGCCGACACCGGAGACTCATTCACAATTCCAGCGGAAGCCTAA